Proteins encoded in a region of the Sulfurimonas marina genome:
- a CDS encoding aldo/keto reductase, translating into MEYRYIGKSGLRVSPICMGTMTFGTQTPDEKVAFEIMDKAYDRGVNFFDTAELYPIPPNAKLAGLTEEIVGRWLKTKPRESVILASKVAGAANGWYTPPVRHGLTAIDSFHIERGIEGSLKRLGTDYIDLYQMHWPDTVVPIEESLKAFDRLVTAGKVRYIGTSNDTAYGTTKALMTSEHKGYARFQSIQNNFSLLNRRFLDELATVARKEQISLLPYSPLAGGVLSGKYNQGGDVHGRFANYVKSPNARLRTMANRFLNDKTLASTQKYLKIASDFGIHPVTLATAWSKQFDFVASTIIGATTPEQIDPALDAMDVVLSDEILAACDAVHNEILYPMG; encoded by the coding sequence ATGGAATATAGATATATTGGGAAAAGCGGTCTAAGAGTAAGTCCTATATGTATGGGTACCATGACTTTCGGTACTCAAACACCCGATGAAAAAGTAGCCTTTGAGATCATGGATAAAGCGTATGATCGAGGCGTAAACTTTTTTGATACTGCAGAACTTTATCCTATCCCGCCAAATGCAAAACTAGCAGGTCTTACAGAGGAGATTGTCGGACGCTGGCTCAAAACTAAACCGCGTGAGAGCGTTATACTTGCCTCAAAGGTTGCAGGGGCTGCGAACGGCTGGTATACCCCGCCCGTTCGTCACGGACTCACAGCAATTGACAGTTTTCATATTGAACGTGGAATCGAGGGAAGTTTAAAAAGACTCGGAACAGATTACATCGATCTTTACCAAATGCACTGGCCCGATACTGTTGTGCCGATTGAAGAGAGTCTAAAAGCATTTGATCGTCTTGTAACAGCTGGAAAAGTTCGCTACATAGGAACATCGAACGATACCGCTTACGGTACGACAAAAGCACTTATGACCTCTGAGCACAAAGGGTATGCAAGATTTCAGTCGATCCAAAATAACTTTTCACTTTTAAACCGCCGTTTCTTGGATGAGCTTGCAACCGTTGCACGTAAAGAGCAGATCTCACTTTTACCGTATTCACCTCTTGCAGGAGGAGTGTTAAGTGGAAAATACAATCAAGGCGGGGATGTTCACGGAAGGTTTGCAAACTATGTCAAGTCTCCAAATGCAAGGCTCAGAACTATGGCTAACCGTTTTTTAAATGACAAGACGCTTGCTTCAACACAAAAGTATCTAAAAATTGCAAGTGACTTTGGTATTCACCCTGTAACTCTTGCAACGGCATGGTCGAAACAATTTGACTTTGTAGCATCTACGATCATCGGTGCAACGACACCTGAGCAGATAGACCCTGCACTAGATGCGATGGATGTGGTATTAAGCGATGAGATTCTTGCAGCGTGTGATGCGGTACACAATGAGATTCTTTACCCTATGGGGTAA
- a CDS encoding MarR family winged helix-turn-helix transcriptional regulator, whose protein sequence is MSTRFTMSLCFLSLETGKIFNKVIMQRLQEKGFEGLSEALIILFPYIDQAKKISSSELSRQVGYSRQAMHKNIKKLEELGYITLTLENQKEKMIAFTPKSEALMQEANGIIEAIENDLSELIGKEELEAYKNNQAKIYARLHSLL, encoded by the coding sequence ATGTCAACTAGGTTTACAATGTCTTTATGCTTTTTATCATTAGAAACAGGAAAAATTTTTAACAAAGTGATCATGCAAAGATTACAGGAAAAGGGGTTTGAGGGGCTGAGTGAGGCTCTTATCATCCTTTTCCCATATATCGATCAGGCGAAGAAGATCTCAAGTTCAGAACTCTCACGCCAAGTGGGTTACTCGAGACAGGCGATGCACAAAAATATTAAAAAGCTTGAGGAGCTTGGGTATATTACTCTGACATTAGAGAACCAAAAAGAGAAGATGATTGCTTTTACTCCTAAAAGTGAAGCATTGATGCAAGAGGCAAATGGTATCATTGAAGCGATTGAAAATGACTTGAGTGAACTGATAGGCAAAGAGGAACTCGAAGCCTATAAAAACAATCAGGCAAAAATCTATGCCAGATTGCATTCTTTGTTATAA
- a CDS encoding SDR family NAD(P)-dependent oxidoreductase — protein MNLTNKTALVTGANGGLGLAIVKALLNNNIEKIYCGVRDLQNAKVLENLSDKIELLQLDLSDHTMLETNLASIEKLDLLINNAGVNSGKTIFEDCYTDFTINVQGTLKITQLLADKINENGAIVNITSILALCNFPLMGFYSASKSALHSLTQALRAHMNSKKVTVLEVLPGPIDTKMTPDEGMPKASPESIAQEIILALAADQDEIYPDEFAKMIKEGLTHDPKSVEQQFAQYLG, from the coding sequence ATGAATTTAACAAATAAAACAGCCTTAGTAACAGGTGCAAACGGAGGATTGGGTTTAGCTATTGTAAAAGCTTTACTCAATAACAACATAGAAAAGATCTATTGTGGGGTAAGAGATCTTCAAAACGCTAAAGTTTTAGAGAACTTATCTGACAAAATCGAACTGCTTCAACTAGACCTTTCAGATCATACTATGCTTGAGACAAACTTAGCATCTATTGAAAAGCTTGATCTGCTTATAAACAATGCAGGTGTGAACAGCGGCAAAACAATTTTTGAAGATTGTTATACAGACTTTACGATCAATGTACAAGGAACGTTAAAAATAACACAGCTTTTAGCTGACAAGATTAATGAGAACGGTGCTATTGTAAACATCACTTCTATTTTAGCACTATGTAACTTTCCTCTTATGGGATTCTACTCTGCTTCTAAAAGTGCTCTGCATTCACTAACACAAGCACTTAGAGCGCATATGAACTCAAAAAAAGTTACAGTACTTGAAGTATTGCCTGGTCCGATAGATACAAAGATGACACCGGATGAAGGTATGCCAAAAGCATCACCTGAGTCTATCGCGCAGGAGATTATCTTGGCACTTGCAGCAGATCAAGATGAGATCTACCCTGATGAGTTTGCCAAAATGATTAAAGAGGGTCTTACTCACGATCCAAAAAGTGTTGAGCAGCAATTTGCTCAATATCTAGGATAG
- a CDS encoding fumarylacetoacetate hydrolase family protein — translation MKTIKFENKEITPSKIVCIGRNYVEHIYELGNEIPESMVVFNKPHSALSKELYYFSEETRFEGEICFLIESKQIAGIGFGLDLTKADIQNKMKEKGLPWERAKAFDGSAVLGHFVEFRGDVKQLRFELFINNELRQEATYDLMIYKPDVMIEEIESFMSLEDGDVIMSGTPKGVGNYKVGDVFKGVVYYKNEVLVESFWRVKTL, via the coding sequence ATGAAAACAATAAAATTTGAAAACAAAGAGATAACTCCAAGCAAGATAGTCTGCATAGGGCGTAATTATGTAGAGCATATTTATGAGCTTGGTAATGAGATTCCTGAGTCTATGGTGGTTTTTAACAAGCCCCATTCAGCCCTTTCAAAAGAGTTATATTATTTTAGTGAAGAGACCCGTTTTGAAGGTGAGATCTGTTTTTTGATCGAAAGTAAGCAAATTGCAGGGATTGGATTTGGACTTGACCTTACAAAGGCAGATATTCAAAACAAGATGAAAGAAAAAGGTTTGCCGTGGGAGCGTGCAAAAGCGTTTGACGGCTCGGCTGTTCTTGGGCATTTTGTAGAGTTTAGAGGAGACGTGAAACAGCTTCGTTTTGAACTTTTTATAAATAATGAACTGCGTCAGGAAGCAACATATGATCTGATGATTTACAAACCCGATGTAATGATCGAAGAGATTGAGAGCTTTATGTCTTTAGAGGATGGGGACGTAATCATGAGCGGGACTCCCAAAGGGGTTGGAAACTATAAAGTGGGCGACGTTTTTAAAGGTGTAGTTTATTATAAAAATGAGGTCTTGGTTGAGTCTTTTTGGAGAGTGAAAACTCTTTAA
- a CDS encoding methyl-accepting chemotaxis protein translates to MNNMQKNIAITVMFVLTLTSLFLVESNIIQALLTVVTFLVVVVLYWRRGNASKDLLESKRLELLELMEFKRNQVDINENTTHKAEQNFNKIIKRYQSMVLDDTRVAGEMVLLADKVAKGHYSCRIDADTDTPYVHVLRNSMNNMLDASEKNLDNAIYTLKQFSQGSFQARSEVNVEAKMAELLNNVNSLGEALESMQQKNEDSNKQIIESANTLNSTIENITNTTIVDFKNMIHDIVERIHNVSQKENEMVGALQELVQNANETKVILETIGDIAEQTNLLALNAAIEAARAGEHGRGFAVVADEVRKLAERTQKSLAETTATTNVLIQSISDSSDSLNKNADDVNSISDDINGVSNKMDEIIDILNKLND, encoded by the coding sequence ATGAATAATATGCAAAAAAATATAGCAATCACAGTAATGTTTGTACTTACCTTAACCTCTTTGTTCCTTGTTGAGTCAAACATTATTCAAGCACTCTTAACAGTTGTAACTTTTCTTGTAGTTGTGGTGCTCTATTGGCGGAGAGGGAATGCTTCAAAAGATCTACTCGAAAGCAAACGTTTAGAGTTATTAGAGTTGATGGAGTTTAAAAGAAACCAGGTTGATATTAATGAAAATACAACGCATAAAGCGGAACAAAATTTCAATAAAATAATAAAAAGATATCAAAGTATGGTTCTTGACGATACAAGGGTTGCAGGAGAGATGGTTTTACTTGCCGATAAAGTTGCAAAAGGGCATTATTCATGCCGTATAGATGCAGATACGGATACGCCGTATGTACATGTACTTAGAAATAGTATGAATAATATGCTCGATGCTTCAGAGAAAAATTTAGATAACGCTATATATACACTAAAACAGTTTTCACAGGGGAGTTTTCAGGCTCGCAGTGAAGTAAATGTAGAAGCAAAAATGGCAGAGCTTTTAAACAATGTGAACTCTTTGGGGGAAGCTCTGGAGAGTATGCAGCAGAAAAATGAGGATTCTAACAAACAGATTATAGAATCGGCAAACACTTTAAACAGTACGATCGAAAACATTACAAATACAACTATAGTTGACTTTAAAAACATGATCCATGATATTGTAGAGAGAATTCATAATGTTTCTCAAAAAGAGAATGAGATGGTGGGTGCCCTGCAGGAACTCGTGCAAAACGCAAATGAAACAAAAGTGATTTTAGAGACTATAGGTGATATTGCAGAGCAGACAAATTTACTTGCATTAAACGCTGCAATTGAAGCTGCACGTGCAGGTGAACACGGTAGAGGTTTTGCGGTTGTTGCCGATGAGGTGAGAAAACTTGCAGAGCGTACACAAAAAAGTTTAGCCGAGACTACGGCAACTACAAATGTTCTTATTCAGTCAATTTCTGATAGTTCAGATTCTTTAAATAAAAACGCTGATGATGTGAACAGTATCTCTGATGATATTAACGGTGTTAGCAATAAAATGGATGAGATTATCGATATTTTGAATAAATTGAATGATTAA
- a CDS encoding PAS domain-containing protein: MGEYVLKRDDFLVSQTDEKGIILFANDDFCKIAGYTIDELMGKNHNIVRHPDMPKAAFKDLWATVKRGEVWTGYVKNRTKEGGFYWVFATVYPMKDPLTKEVRYMSCRRKPSEAEIEAAEKLYKTLN; encoded by the coding sequence GTGGGTGAATATGTATTGAAGCGTGATGATTTTTTAGTTTCCCAGACAGATGAAAAAGGGATCATCTTATTTGCGAATGATGACTTTTGTAAGATAGCCGGGTACACAATTGATGAACTTATGGGTAAAAACCATAACATTGTTCGACATCCAGATATGCCAAAGGCTGCTTTTAAAGATCTATGGGCAACTGTAAAACGGGGAGAGGTGTGGACAGGTTATGTGAAAAACAGAACAAAAGAGGGCGGTTTCTACTGGGTTTTTGCGACTGTCTATCCAATGAAAGATCCCCTAACAAAAGAGGTACGTTATATGTCTTGTAGAAGAAAACCCTCAGAAGCAGAGATAGAAGCTGCCGAAAAACTTTATAAGACACTAAATTAA
- a CDS encoding helix-turn-helix domain-containing protein: MKERNFIKLAQNCYWDPHEEVVYLDRAVIPLSENKTRCLKLFIYYRGKPLKDIEIFDFVFKDDSKEFTNKTIRSLISNLRNKLPCLNIINHYGGFYSLEKYREPTPDFQEYLLDILDQAKNGITITDPNQPDNPIIYVNEAFASMFGYSPEEVIGKNCRFLQGDDRDQSARDEIKEALRNQQEVVAVLRNYHKNGNLIYNEVQISPIFDKHTLELKYFLGIQKDITELHTLMLKLKKESE, translated from the coding sequence ATGAAAGAAAGAAACTTTATAAAACTTGCTCAAAACTGTTATTGGGATCCGCATGAGGAGGTCGTTTACCTTGATCGTGCAGTAATACCTCTATCTGAAAATAAAACACGTTGTTTAAAGTTATTCATTTACTATAGAGGCAAACCTCTTAAAGATATAGAGATATTCGACTTTGTATTTAAAGATGATTCGAAAGAGTTTACAAATAAAACTATCCGTTCTCTTATTAGTAATTTAAGAAATAAACTACCTTGTCTTAATATAATCAATCACTATGGGGGATTTTACTCTTTGGAAAAGTATCGGGAACCGACTCCCGATTTCCAAGAGTACCTTTTAGATATTCTCGATCAAGCGAAAAACGGTATTACCATTACTGATCCAAACCAACCCGATAATCCAATTATTTACGTAAATGAAGCTTTTGCGAGTATGTTTGGATACTCTCCTGAAGAGGTTATAGGAAAAAACTGTAGGTTTTTACAGGGTGATGACAGAGATCAAAGTGCTCGAGATGAGATAAAAGAAGCTCTTAGAAATCAACAGGAAGTAGTTGCCGTTTTACGTAACTATCATAAAAATGGCAACCTGATCTATAATGAAGTGCAAATATCCCCTATTTTCGATAAACACACTTTAGAACTCAAATACTTTTTGGGGATTCAAAAAGATATAACTGAACTCCATACCTTGATGTTGAAACTAAAAAAAGAATCTGAATGA
- the thpR gene encoding RNA 2',3'-cyclic phosphodiesterase, giving the protein MKPLFLALKAKLNDYEKIQSDFSKLIKGKWVPGDNLHITINYFGDKFTLEELLEKLPSLITPVPELQLSGLGYFEKNKILYIKSEVKGLTSLSEAISNEFSLPQTKEFIPHVTLMRIKSITDIKGFKEMIDNYKDEELGSVATTPELMQSEIRHPGGAVYTSLQSF; this is encoded by the coding sequence ATGAAGCCTCTATTTTTAGCTTTAAAAGCAAAACTTAATGACTATGAAAAGATACAATCCGACTTCTCGAAGCTTATTAAAGGGAAATGGGTACCGGGTGATAATCTTCACATTACGATCAACTATTTTGGAGATAAATTCACTCTGGAAGAACTGCTTGAAAAGCTGCCATCGTTAATTACTCCTGTGCCGGAGCTACAGTTATCAGGTTTGGGCTATTTTGAAAAAAATAAAATATTATATATAAAAAGCGAAGTGAAGGGACTTACTAGTTTGAGCGAAGCTATCTCTAATGAGTTCTCGCTGCCACAGACAAAAGAGTTTATACCTCATGTCACCCTTATGAGAATAAAAAGTATTACAGATATAAAGGGATTTAAAGAGATGATTGATAATTATAAAGATGAAGAACTCGGTAGCGTTGCAACAACACCCGAGTTAATGCAAAGTGAGATACGCCATCCAGGCGGTGCCGTATATACCTCGCTTCAAAGTTTTTAA
- a CDS encoding methyl-accepting chemotaxis protein yields the protein MFLIKSLKTIKGKYIFNLFASIIAIFISVTVAYFIAMGSIKTIMKNDINTIADSLEQMVHHISQLDSEAYKHKNFKDAIHNISIGKSGYVYMIDAQGKLIIHPKKEGKSLKGEDYVDHIRNDKKGGIFEYVSATTGQEKIVGYRYLPEWGMWVIPGVNKADYYDDLKNTFFLWFSILGSILVGILIAINYSTGITILKPIDRLSEVSHDLADGEGDLTKRLPIQNKYDEIGIASNFLNRFIEKIQDTIAGTKHITKETVGLTNTLKNAAHTLTEQLNKSDTLAIDTNTTASNIASSLDETIRLAVDSLNTSKETQEELTSVREIAEHIATDVQVSTELSSQLSSHFDQLTSDAKSINEVLSIISDIADQTNLLALNAAIEAARAGEHGRGFAVVADEVRKLAERTQKSLSEINATISIVIQAISDASEMMVSNAKDIGTLSQRSEEIEKRIDTAMNSLVVNVDVSQQSLQNTEAMTKQIRDIIEKVSQMADMSKDNRTEVKTVSDISDNLSHDAITLEEKLDFFRCDKA from the coding sequence ATGTTTCTTATCAAGTCTCTTAAAACCATTAAAGGCAAATATATCTTCAATCTCTTTGCCTCCATCATAGCTATCTTTATAAGTGTCACTGTTGCTTATTTTATTGCTATGGGTTCGATCAAAACGATCATGAAAAATGACATCAATACTATAGCCGATTCGCTAGAGCAAATGGTGCATCATATATCACAACTCGATTCCGAAGCCTATAAACACAAAAACTTTAAAGATGCCATACATAACATTAGTATTGGGAAAAGCGGTTACGTGTATATGATAGATGCACAAGGGAAACTTATAATACATCCGAAAAAAGAGGGAAAATCACTCAAAGGTGAAGATTATGTTGATCATATCAGAAACGATAAAAAAGGGGGCATTTTTGAGTATGTCTCAGCAACAACAGGTCAGGAGAAGATTGTAGGGTATCGCTATCTTCCCGAATGGGGTATGTGGGTCATTCCAGGTGTTAACAAAGCTGACTACTACGACGATCTAAAAAACACTTTCTTTCTATGGTTCTCTATTCTTGGTTCAATACTCGTAGGAATTTTGATCGCGATTAACTACTCTACGGGTATCACTATTCTCAAGCCTATAGACAGACTCAGTGAGGTATCTCACGATCTCGCCGATGGGGAAGGGGATCTTACAAAACGTCTTCCGATTCAAAATAAATATGATGAGATAGGGATCGCAAGCAATTTCCTTAACCGTTTTATAGAAAAAATTCAAGACACGATTGCAGGTACAAAACATATAACAAAAGAGACTGTAGGTCTTACAAACACTCTAAAAAATGCAGCTCACACACTTACAGAACAGCTCAATAAATCAGATACTTTAGCAATCGATACGAATACAACCGCATCCAACATAGCTTCATCATTAGATGAGACCATACGTCTTGCTGTTGATTCTTTAAATACATCTAAAGAGACGCAAGAAGAACTTACAAGTGTACGGGAAATTGCCGAACATATAGCAACAGATGTTCAAGTCTCAACAGAACTAAGCTCTCAACTCAGTAGCCATTTCGATCAGCTTACTTCTGATGCAAAAAGTATTAACGAAGTGTTATCCATCATCTCTGACATAGCAGATCAGACAAATTTACTGGCACTCAATGCAGCGATCGAAGCAGCACGTGCCGGTGAACACGGACGTGGATTTGCCGTAGTTGCAGACGAGGTAAGAAAACTTGCAGAACGTACACAAAAAAGTTTAAGCGAGATCAATGCAACCATTAGTATAGTAATTCAAGCAATTTCAGATGCTTCGGAGATGATGGTATCAAACGCAAAAGACATAGGAACTCTTTCACAAAGAAGCGAAGAGATTGAAAAACGTATAGATACGGCAATGAATTCACTTGTAGTCAATGTAGATGTAAGTCAACAAAGCCTTCAAAATACAGAAGCGATGACAAAACAGATCAGAGATATCATAGAAAAAGTTTCACAAATGGCAGATATGTCGAAAGATAATCGTACAGAGGTCAAAACAGTTTCTGACATATCAGACAACCTTTCCCATGATGCGATCACTCTTGAGGAAAAACTAGACTTTTTCAGATGCGATAAAGCCTAA
- a CDS encoding RHS repeat-associated core domain-containing protein, whose product MTQDGETYYLHYDQVGTLKAISDTNHNIVKEITYDTYGNILQDSNPSLTIPFGFAGGLQDPHTNLVHFGYREYDPQTGKWTTKDPIDFNGGDSNLYGYVLGDTVNLVDPEGLSIWPWGDNDSSGKTCDTNTTNDKKTFEDCYNELQAAKARCTLTNNGLNGYMCHKQAELKFQNCSKGKY is encoded by the coding sequence ATGACTCAAGATGGAGAAACTTACTACTTACACTATGATCAAGTAGGAACCCTAAAAGCTATCTCAGATACAAACCATAACATAGTAAAAGAGATAACATACGACACTTATGGTAATATACTCCAAGACTCAAATCCAAGTTTAACAATACCATTTGGATTTGCAGGTGGATTACAAGACCCACACACAAACTTAGTACACTTCGGTTATAGAGAGTACGATCCACAAACTGGTAAATGGACTACTAAAGACCCGATAGACTTTAATGGTGGGGATAGTAATCTTTATGGGTATGTGTTAGGGGATACGGTTAATTTGGTTGATCCTGAGGGGTTAAGTATTTGGCCATGGGGTGATAACGATTCGAGTGGAAAAACTTGTGATACAAATACAACAAATGATAAAAAAACTTTTGAAGATTGTTATAATGAATTACAAGCAGCAAAAGCTAGATGTACACTTACAAATAATGGTTTAAATGGTTATATGTGTCACAAACAAGCAGAATTAAAATTTCAGAACTGTTCAAAAGGAAAATATTGA
- the mnmG gene encoding tRNA uridine-5-carboxymethylaminomethyl(34) synthesis enzyme MnmG, with product MEYDVIVVGGGHAGIEAAFAAARMGNKTLMVSMLAENVGATSCNPAVGGLAKGHLVRELDALGGEMGLITDEAGIQFRILNQTKGPAVRGSRAQIDMDRYRVIARNKVLHEPNLDLVQETAESLIIEDNEVKGVVTQLFNEYRAKKVIITSGTFLNGVIHIGETKQVGGRFGENASVGLSASLKEAGLTMDRLKTGTCARIDSSTIDFSVMEEQGGDELPNPFSFRTDREEFRRTKKQLPCFIAYTNEETHNIIESNFYRAPLFTGQIEGVGPRYCPSIEDKINRFRDKDRHHLFIEPQTADNTEVYVNGMSTSLPPDVQRDMIHSVKGMENAKIVRYGYAIEYDFVDPRELKHSLETKKIKGLFLAGQINGTTGYEEAAAQGMMAGINAALSIQGKEPLVLRRDEAYIGVLIDDLVTKGTKEPYRMFTSRAEYRLLLREESADTRLSHYGHELGLLDDETYAKVQKKDQEIKEGYKLLEETRFTPNKEFNALLDSMGEDPIKDVSTAQQLVARKSFDIEKMIKIVPELDKYDEYIKEEILVEGKYARYIEKQSEEIEKMKKYLKIKIPENFDFTKVSGLSKEIQEKLATFNPPTLQAAMNISGITPAAIEILHIYIKMEAKKQ from the coding sequence ATGGAATATGATGTAATCGTTGTCGGTGGTGGTCACGCAGGTATAGAAGCTGCATTTGCCGCTGCTCGTATGGGAAATAAAACTTTAATGGTTTCGATGTTAGCTGAAAATGTTGGAGCTACTTCGTGTAACCCTGCTGTTGGCGGGCTTGCAAAAGGACACTTGGTTCGTGAACTAGATGCTCTTGGTGGTGAGATGGGACTTATCACTGATGAAGCGGGTATTCAGTTTCGTATTTTAAACCAGACAAAGGGTCCTGCAGTTCGTGGTAGCCGTGCGCAGATCGATATGGATAGATACCGTGTAATCGCTAGAAACAAAGTACTTCACGAGCCAAACTTAGACCTTGTTCAAGAGACGGCTGAGTCTTTAATTATCGAAGATAACGAAGTTAAAGGTGTAGTGACTCAGCTTTTTAATGAGTACCGTGCGAAAAAAGTGATTATCACTTCGGGAACTTTCTTAAACGGTGTGATCCACATCGGTGAGACGAAACAGGTTGGCGGACGTTTTGGAGAAAATGCATCTGTTGGTTTAAGTGCATCGCTAAAAGAAGCGGGTCTTACTATGGACAGACTAAAAACGGGAACTTGTGCGAGAATCGACAGCTCAACGATCGACTTTTCGGTAATGGAAGAACAAGGCGGGGATGAACTTCCAAACCCTTTCTCTTTTAGAACAGATCGCGAAGAGTTTAGACGTACGAAAAAACAACTTCCATGTTTCATCGCTTATACAAATGAAGAGACACACAACATCATTGAGTCAAACTTCTACCGTGCACCGCTGTTTACAGGTCAGATCGAGGGTGTAGGTCCTAGATACTGTCCATCGATTGAAGATAAGATCAATCGTTTCCGTGATAAAGATCGTCACCACCTTTTCATAGAACCGCAAACTGCTGACAATACGGAAGTATATGTAAACGGTATGAGTACATCTCTTCCGCCTGATGTACAGCGTGACATGATCCACTCAGTTAAAGGGATGGAAAATGCGAAGATCGTACGTTACGGGTATGCAATCGAATACGACTTTGTTGATCCAAGAGAGTTAAAGCACTCGTTAGAGACGAAAAAGATCAAAGGTCTTTTCTTAGCGGGTCAGATCAATGGTACAACTGGATATGAAGAAGCAGCAGCTCAAGGGATGATGGCAGGTATCAATGCTGCACTATCTATTCAAGGAAAAGAACCTCTGGTACTTCGTCGTGATGAAGCATACATCGGTGTTTTAATTGATGACCTTGTAACTAAGGGTACTAAAGAACCGTACAGAATGTTTACGTCTCGTGCAGAGTACAGACTTCTTTTACGTGAAGAGAGTGCAGACACAAGACTCTCTCACTACGGGCATGAGTTAGGTCTTTTAGATGATGAAACATATGCAAAAGTACAAAAGAAAGATCAAGAGATCAAAGAGGGGTACAAGCTTTTAGAAGAGACTCGTTTTACTCCAAACAAAGAGTTTAATGCACTTCTAGACTCTATGGGTGAAGATCCGATTAAAGATGTATCAACGGCACAACAACTTGTAGCGCGTAAAAGCTTCGACATCGAAAAGATGATCAAAATCGTTCCTGAACTTGATAAGTATGACGAGTATATCAAAGAGGAGATCTTAGTAGAGGGGAAATATGCCCGCTATATCGAGAAACAGAGTGAAGAGATCGAGAAGATGAAAAAATATCTGAAGATTAAGATTCCTGAGAACTTTGACTTTACAAAAGTAAGCGGTTTAAGCAAAGAGATCCAGGAGAAACTTGCAACGTTCAATCCGCCTACACTTCAAGCTGCAATGAACATCAGTGGGATAACACCTGCGGCTATCGAAATACTTCACATCTACATTAAAATGGAAGCTAAAAAACAATAA
- a CDS encoding tetratricopeptide repeat protein yields MIQNAHNAYNAKDYETAFKLYTDLAEQGDPNAQASLGYMYQMGQGCEQNDTKALEYYTKAADAKQPYGLFNLGILYANGLGGVEHDQFKAHELFMEAAIREVPQAQYETALMLERGLGCVQNYSEAAFWYEEAAKRGHLEAFNNLGSLYKDGQGVMQDDARCFICFSRAAEGGLAQGLYNLGLLYDQGIGCEQDHDKALDYCRKAAYKGHERAKEIIKGLQEDGKIVF; encoded by the coding sequence ATGATACAAAACGCACACAACGCTTATAATGCAAAAGATTACGAAACAGCATTTAAACTATATACTGATTTAGCAGAACAAGGCGATCCAAACGCACAAGCTTCACTCGGGTATATGTACCAAATGGGGCAAGGGTGTGAACAAAACGATACTAAAGCACTTGAGTACTACACAAAAGCAGCAGATGCAAAACAACCATACGGACTTTTTAATCTCGGTATTTTGTATGCCAACGGTTTAGGCGGTGTTGAGCACGATCAGTTTAAAGCACACGAACTTTTTATGGAAGCGGCAATTCGTGAAGTTCCTCAAGCACAGTATGAAACTGCACTTATGTTAGAGCGTGGTCTTGGATGTGTTCAGAACTATTCAGAAGCGGCTTTTTGGTATGAGGAAGCGGCAAAACGTGGACACCTTGAAGCATTTAACAATCTTGGTTCACTTTATAAAGACGGTCAGGGTGTTATGCAAGACGATGCAAGATGTTTCATCTGTTTCTCACGCGCTGCTGAGGGTGGTTTAGCACAAGGGCTTTATAATCTGGGTCTGCTTTACGATCAAGGGATCGGCTGTGAACAAGATCATGATAAAGCGCTTGATTATTGTCGTAAAGCTGCTTACAAAGGGCATGAACGTGCCAAAGAGATCATCAAAGGTCTGCAGGAGGATGGTAAAATAGTTTTTTAA